From a single Balneolaceae bacterium genomic region:
- a CDS encoding hydrogen peroxide-inducible genes activator: MTLTQLSYIVAVDRYRHFATAAEKSYVTQPTLSMQIHKLEEELEVTIFDRSKSPVVPTEVGEKIIEQAKEMLKQSKHIEDIAALTDEELRGTFRVGIIPTVAPYLLPLFLRSFTDRFPKIKLIFEEVMTKELLDLLDEDQLDVGILATPVERGNIYEEELYYEPFIGYLSRDHPLAEKEELTVDDLEAANLWLLNEGHCFRDQTVKLCKKQRRELLNNTQIEFESGNLETLKQLVEQDFGMTLLPFLAKNQIDEQCARAHLRHFTEPAPRRKVRLAYGREFLKRNIVEAFVREIRESIPEELASPQDALIVE; this comes from the coding sequence CGATACCGCCATTTCGCGACGGCCGCGGAGAAGTCCTACGTCACCCAGCCCACCCTCAGCATGCAAATCCACAAGCTGGAGGAGGAGCTGGAGGTGACCATCTTCGACCGATCCAAGTCGCCCGTGGTGCCCACGGAAGTGGGCGAAAAGATCATCGAGCAGGCCAAGGAGATGCTCAAGCAGTCCAAGCACATCGAAGACATCGCCGCCCTGACCGACGAGGAGCTGCGCGGCACCTTCCGGGTGGGCATCATTCCCACGGTGGCCCCCTACCTGCTACCGCTCTTCCTGCGAAGCTTCACCGACCGCTTTCCCAAGATAAAGCTGATCTTCGAGGAGGTGATGACCAAGGAACTGCTCGACCTGCTGGACGAAGACCAGCTCGACGTGGGCATCCTGGCCACGCCGGTGGAGCGGGGCAACATCTACGAGGAGGAACTCTACTACGAGCCCTTCATCGGCTACCTCTCCCGCGACCATCCCCTGGCCGAAAAGGAGGAGCTGACGGTGGACGATCTGGAGGCCGCCAACCTCTGGCTGCTCAACGAGGGCCACTGCTTCCGCGACCAGACCGTCAAGCTCTGTAAGAAACAGCGCCGCGAGCTGCTCAACAATACGCAGATCGAATTTGAGAGCGGCAACCTGGAGACCCTCAAGCAGCTGGTGGAACAGGATTTCGGGATGACCCTCCTCCCCTTCCTCGCCAAGAACCAGATCGACGAGCAGTGCGCCCGGGCCCACCTGCGCCATTTCACCGAACCCGCCCCGCGCCGCAAGGTGCGCCTGGCCTACGGCCGCGAGTTCCTGAAGCGCAACATCGTGGAGGCCTTCGTGCGCGAAATCCGCGAGTCCATCCCCGAGGAGCTGGCCTCCCCGCAGGACGCCCTTATCGTAGAGTAG
- a CDS encoding TerC family protein has translation MLFSNRYNHPRVEHSLLLWLVFNAFIIVMLVVDLVVFHGKEHEESIKEALIWTGVWITLALLFGVGVYYYMGGATAMDYYAGYLIEKSLSVDNIFVFLLVFSYFKVPAKYQHKVLFWGIFGALVFRFLFIFAGVALIERFHWIIYVFGGFLVFTGLRLAFEKDKEVHPERNPVLKLMRKVIPTTKTYHGSKFFIRKMGRTFATPMLAVLVVIETTDLIFAVDSIPAILAITQDEFIVYSSNAFAILGLRALYFALSGIMKLFHYLHYGLAMILVFVGVKMLISDFYHMPTEYALGVIALTLTVSVVASIYFPAEEQPVPEEKLTKEE, from the coding sequence GTGCTATTTTCGAACCGCTACAACCATCCCCGCGTGGAACACAGTCTGCTTCTTTGGCTCGTTTTCAATGCCTTCATCATCGTGATGCTGGTGGTGGATCTTGTGGTGTTTCACGGCAAGGAACACGAGGAGAGCATCAAGGAGGCGCTGATATGGACCGGCGTCTGGATCACCCTGGCCCTGCTCTTCGGCGTGGGCGTCTACTACTATATGGGCGGCGCCACGGCCATGGACTACTACGCCGGCTACCTGATCGAAAAATCACTGTCGGTGGACAACATCTTCGTCTTCCTGCTGGTCTTCTCCTACTTCAAGGTGCCGGCCAAGTACCAGCACAAGGTGCTCTTCTGGGGCATCTTCGGGGCGCTGGTCTTCCGCTTCCTTTTCATCTTCGCCGGGGTGGCCCTCATCGAGCGCTTCCACTGGATCATCTACGTCTTCGGGGGCTTCCTGGTCTTCACCGGCCTGCGCCTGGCTTTCGAGAAGGACAAGGAGGTGCATCCCGAGCGCAACCCCGTGCTGAAACTCATGCGCAAGGTGATCCCCACCACCAAAACCTACCACGGCTCGAAGTTTTTCATTCGGAAAATGGGACGCACCTTCGCCACCCCCATGCTGGCCGTGCTGGTGGTCATCGAGACGACCGACCTTATTTTTGCGGTGGACTCCATCCCCGCCATCCTCGCCATCACGCAGGACGAGTTTATCGTCTACTCCTCCAACGCCTTCGCCATCCTGGGGCTGCGCGCCCTCTACTTCGCCCTCTCCGGCATCATGAAGCTTTTCCACTACCTGCATTACGGGCTGGCCATGATCCTGGTCTTCGTAGGCGTGAAGATGCTTATTTCCGACTTTTACCACATGCCCACCGAATACGCCCTCGGTGTGATCGCGCTGACCCTGACGGTCTCTGTGGTTGCCTCCATCTACTTTCCCGCCGAAGAGCAACCCGTACCAGAAGAGAAGCTTACCAAAGAAGAATGA